The following are encoded together in the Nitratidesulfovibrio sp. SRB-5 genome:
- a CDS encoding NifU family protein: MSDAIHERVQAALDKVRPYLQGDGGDVELVEITADGVVRVRLTGACKGCPMSQQTLKGGVERMVLKEVAEVKRVEAV, from the coding sequence ATGTCCGATGCCATTCATGAAAGGGTGCAGGCCGCCCTCGACAAGGTCCGCCCCTATTTGCAGGGCGACGGCGGCGATGTCGAACTGGTGGAAATCACCGCCGACGGCGTGGTCCGCGTGCGCCTGACCGGCGCCTGCAAGGGCTGCCCCATGTCGCAGCAGACCCTGAAGGGCGGCGTGGAGCGCATGGTGCTGAAGGAAGTGGCCGAGGTGAAGCGCGTCGAGGCCGTGTAG
- the hcp gene encoding hydroxylamine reductase, translated as MFCNQCEQTAKGTGCTTIGVCGKQPEVSALQDLTVYALRGLALVALEARKKGIVDPAIDHYGAKALFTTLTNVNFDPARFQAYINEIVKHRTALAARAGVSFGTGSSGPASFQPAATLEALGAQADVAALTADKSDPDIVSLKQTLLYGMKGLAAYADHAAVLGQTDPEVFAFLFKGLAAGYDGVQRDLGQWVELALECGKTNLRAMELLDAGNTGTYGHPVPTQVPLGHRKNKCILVSGHDLRDLHELLKQTEGKGIDIYTHGEMLPTHGYPELKKYPHFYGHFGTAWQNQHKEFPAFPGAILFTTNCIQKPQDSYKDRVFTTGLVGWPGLVHCENYDFSAVVKKALEMPGFTDDAPGKNVLVGFGRNTVMSVAGQVIDAVKSGAIRHFFLVGGCDGAKPGRNYYTEFVEKTPKDTVVLTLACGKFRFFDKELGDIGGIPRLLDVGQCNDAYSAIQIAVALAGAFECGVNDLPLSLVLSWYEQKAVVILLTLLALGIKDIRLGPSLPAFITPNVLNFLVQNYNIKPITTPDEDLKAILG; from the coding sequence ATGTTCTGCAACCAGTGTGAACAGACCGCCAAGGGTACCGGCTGCACCACCATCGGCGTGTGCGGCAAGCAGCCCGAAGTTTCCGCCCTTCAGGATCTGACGGTCTACGCCCTGCGCGGCCTGGCCCTGGTGGCCCTGGAAGCCCGCAAGAAGGGCATCGTCGATCCCGCCATCGACCACTACGGGGCCAAGGCCCTGTTCACCACCCTTACCAACGTCAACTTCGACCCGGCCCGCTTCCAGGCGTACATCAACGAGATCGTCAAGCACCGCACCGCCCTGGCCGCCCGCGCCGGCGTGTCCTTTGGCACCGGCAGCTCCGGCCCCGCCTCCTTCCAGCCCGCCGCCACCCTGGAAGCGCTGGGCGCCCAGGCCGACGTTGCCGCGCTGACCGCCGACAAGAGCGACCCGGACATCGTCTCGCTGAAGCAGACCCTGCTCTACGGCATGAAGGGCCTGGCCGCCTACGCCGACCACGCCGCCGTGCTGGGCCAGACCGACCCCGAAGTGTTCGCCTTCCTGTTCAAGGGCCTGGCCGCCGGGTACGACGGCGTGCAGCGAGACCTTGGCCAGTGGGTGGAGCTTGCACTCGAATGCGGCAAGACCAACCTGCGCGCCATGGAACTGCTGGACGCGGGCAACACCGGCACCTACGGCCACCCCGTGCCCACCCAGGTGCCGCTGGGCCACCGCAAGAACAAGTGCATCCTCGTTTCCGGCCACGACCTGCGCGACCTGCACGAACTGCTGAAGCAGACCGAAGGCAAGGGCATCGACATTTACACCCACGGTGAAATGCTGCCGACGCACGGCTACCCGGAACTGAAGAAGTACCCCCACTTCTATGGCCACTTCGGCACCGCCTGGCAGAACCAGCACAAGGAATTCCCGGCCTTCCCCGGCGCCATCCTGTTCACCACCAACTGCATCCAGAAGCCCCAGGATTCGTACAAGGACCGCGTGTTCACCACCGGCCTCGTGGGCTGGCCCGGCCTGGTGCACTGCGAGAACTACGACTTCTCCGCAGTGGTCAAGAAGGCGCTGGAAATGCCCGGCTTCACCGATGACGCGCCCGGCAAGAACGTGCTGGTGGGCTTTGGCCGCAACACCGTCATGAGCGTGGCCGGCCAGGTCATCGACGCGGTGAAGTCCGGCGCCATCCGCCACTTCTTCCTGGTGGGCGGCTGCGACGGCGCCAAGCCGGGCCGCAACTACTACACCGAGTTCGTGGAAAAGACCCCCAAGGACACCGTGGTGCTCACGCTGGCCTGCGGCAAGTTCCGCTTCTTCGACAAGGAACTGGGCGACATCGGCGGCATTCCGCGCCTGCTGGACGTGGGCCAGTGCAACGACGCCTACTCGGCCATCCAAATCGCCGTGGCCCTTGCCGGCGCCTTCGAGTGCGGCGTGAACGACCTGCCCCTGTCGCTGGTGCTCTCGTGGTACGAGCAGAAGGCCGTGGTCATCCTGCTCACCCTGCTGGCCCTGGGTATCAAGGACATCCGCCTCGGACCGTCACTGCCCGCGTTCATCACCCCCAACGTGCTGAACTTCCTGGTGCAGAACTACAACATCAAGCCCATCACCACTCCGGATGAAGACCTGAAGGCCATTCTGGGGTAG
- a CDS encoding acyl-CoA dehydratase activase, translating into MPVARLVAGVDVGSTAAKAVVLDTASRAVLGVAVTPTGWNPRETGQAVLDAALREAGTGIDRVARVVGTGYGRISLPFLHRTVTEITCHARGAHHLAPDTRTVLDVGGQDSKVVAVDERGNVRDFVMNDKCAAGTGRFLQVMTGVLDMTLDELGDAALRGSPMPLNSMCAVFAETEVIGLIAQGVSKDDLAASIVASVARRLKALTGRVPLVPGCAFTGGLATNSAFARIFSDTLGLAVTVSDMPQATGALGAALIAAHDVTVGGGGGV; encoded by the coding sequence ATGCCCGTTGCCCGTCTGGTTGCCGGAGTGGACGTGGGCTCCACCGCCGCCAAGGCCGTGGTGCTCGACACCGCCTCGCGCGCCGTGCTGGGGGTGGCCGTCACGCCCACCGGCTGGAACCCCCGCGAAACCGGCCAGGCAGTGCTGGACGCCGCCCTGCGCGAGGCCGGAACCGGCATCGACCGGGTGGCCCGTGTCGTGGGCACCGGCTATGGCCGCATCTCCCTGCCCTTCCTGCATCGCACCGTAACCGAAATCACCTGCCACGCGCGCGGCGCGCATCACCTTGCGCCCGATACCCGCACCGTGCTCGACGTGGGCGGGCAGGACAGCAAGGTGGTGGCCGTGGACGAGCGCGGCAACGTGCGCGACTTCGTCATGAACGACAAGTGCGCCGCCGGTACCGGGCGTTTTCTCCAGGTCATGACCGGCGTGCTCGACATGACTCTGGACGAGCTGGGCGACGCCGCCCTGCGCGGCAGTCCCATGCCCCTCAACAGCATGTGCGCCGTGTTTGCCGAAACTGAAGTCATCGGGCTCATCGCACAGGGGGTTTCCAAGGACGACCTGGCCGCCTCCATCGTGGCCTCCGTGGCCCGCCGCCTGAAAGCACTGACAGGCCGCGTGCCCCTGGTGCCCGGCTGCGCCTTTACCGGCGGCCTTGCCACCAATTCCGCCTTTGCCCGCATCTTTTCCGATACCCTCGGCCTTGCCGTCACCGTGTCCGACATGCCGCAGGCCACAGGCGCCCTCGGCGCCGCCCTCATCGCGGCGCATGATGTGACGGTTGGCGGGGGAGGGGGAGTGTAA
- a CDS encoding PAS domain S-box protein, producing MPKRSDDLRAKLIGLGQASTRKSYYPELKERLQQLELFRALLESAGDGVLLLAAETLLVLDANGAACRFAGLPWEALTGRPLATAFPELAGWKPHLAGNAEGFVPQDGPRTVGWHMADAAPPAGGEERRLIRQPAHGADLWLELALKRHDIGGMQYVSCIARDVSERLRAEEELRESERKYRALFEAANDAIFLIRDGLVRDANRRACELFGRSLDQLTSMAPRDLSPPEQPRSGATHLAEDIRLAKAQAGEPQFFEWTHLRADGTPFDCEISLSRFTLRGEPWLIAIIRDVTEQKKLREIMVQTEKMMSVGGVAAGMAHEINNPLSAIAQSAQNLQRRLAPGVPDNEAAALMSEVDLERVQHYFELRGLAKLVSNIREACARAADIVRHMLDFARRSDAERAACDLAVLLDRAVELAENDYNLKKRHDFRNIRIVRDYAPGAPMAECAPTEIEQVLFNLLKNASQAISQKAYPQGEAPCITLRVGTRCGAPGLPGGLGGADGVMGMGETEDLGEPGAADADPANTEYVCVQVEDNGPGMDERTRVRVFEPFYTTKPPGEGTGLGLSVSYFIISRNHGGHIMVESQPGQWCRFTVLLPAVRRAA from the coding sequence ATGCCGAAGCGTTCTGACGACCTGCGGGCAAAGCTCATCGGGCTCGGGCAGGCCTCCACGCGCAAGAGCTACTACCCGGAGCTGAAAGAGCGTCTCCAGCAACTGGAACTGTTCCGCGCCCTGCTGGAAAGCGCAGGCGACGGCGTGCTGCTGCTGGCCGCGGAAACCCTGCTGGTGCTGGACGCCAACGGCGCTGCCTGCCGCTTCGCGGGGCTGCCGTGGGAAGCGCTGACCGGTCGCCCGCTGGCGACGGCGTTTCCCGAACTGGCCGGGTGGAAGCCGCATCTCGCAGGCAACGCGGAAGGCTTTGTGCCGCAAGACGGCCCGCGCACCGTCGGCTGGCACATGGCCGATGCCGCCCCCCCCGCCGGGGGCGAGGAACGCCGCCTGATCCGCCAACCCGCGCACGGGGCCGACCTGTGGCTGGAACTGGCCCTGAAGCGCCACGACATCGGCGGCATGCAGTATGTCTCGTGCATCGCGCGCGACGTGTCGGAACGGCTGCGCGCCGAAGAAGAACTGCGCGAAAGCGAGCGCAAGTACCGCGCGCTGTTCGAGGCGGCCAACGACGCCATTTTCCTGATCCGCGACGGCCTTGTGCGCGACGCCAACCGCAGGGCCTGCGAGCTGTTCGGCAGGTCCCTGGACCAGTTGACCTCCATGGCCCCGCGCGACCTTTCGCCGCCAGAGCAGCCCCGCTCCGGGGCCACCCACCTTGCCGAGGACATCCGCCTGGCCAAGGCCCAGGCCGGAGAGCCGCAGTTCTTCGAATGGACGCACCTGCGCGCGGACGGCACCCCCTTCGACTGCGAAATCTCCCTCAGCCGCTTCACCCTGCGGGGTGAGCCATGGCTCATCGCCATCATTCGCGACGTGACCGAGCAGAAGAAGCTGCGCGAAATCATGGTCCAGACGGAAAAGATGATGTCCGTGGGGGGTGTGGCCGCCGGCATGGCCCACGAGATCAACAACCCCCTCTCGGCCATCGCCCAGTCCGCCCAGAACCTGCAACGCCGCCTGGCGCCCGGCGTGCCGGACAACGAAGCCGCCGCCCTGATGTCCGAAGTGGACCTGGAACGGGTGCAGCACTACTTCGAGTTGCGCGGGCTGGCCAAGCTGGTGAGCAACATCCGCGAGGCCTGCGCCCGCGCGGCCGACATAGTGCGGCACATGCTGGACTTTGCCCGGCGCAGCGACGCAGAACGCGCCGCATGCGACCTTGCGGTACTGCTGGACCGGGCAGTGGAACTGGCGGAGAACGATTACAACCTCAAGAAGCGCCACGATTTCCGTAACATCCGCATCGTCCGCGACTACGCGCCCGGCGCTCCCATGGCGGAATGCGCTCCCACCGAAATCGAGCAGGTGTTGTTCAACCTGCTGAAAAACGCCTCGCAGGCCATTTCGCAAAAGGCCTACCCGCAGGGCGAGGCACCGTGCATCACCTTGCGCGTCGGCACGCGGTGCGGTGCGCCGGGCCTGCCCGGCGGCCTCGGCGGCGCGGACGGTGTCATGGGGATGGGGGAAACAGAAGACCTCGGCGAACCCGGGGCGGCGGACGCCGACCCGGCCAACACGGAATACGTCTGCGTCCAGGTGGAGGACAACGGCCCGGGCATGGACGAGCGCACGCGGGTGCGGGTGTTCGAGCCGTTCTACACCACCAAGCCGCCGGGCGAAGGCACGGGGCTGGGCCTTTCGGTGTCGTACTTCATCATCAGCCGCAACCATGGCGGGCACATCATGGTGGAATCGCAGCCGGGGCAGTGGTGTCGCTTCACGGTGCTGCTGCCCGCCGTACGGCGTGCGGCGTAA
- a CDS encoding Crp/Fnr family transcriptional regulator produces MTQQNRRIIERLPLFDGLSDPQLEGLAGIVVDRRVDKGQMIFFESSPAEGFYVVAEGRVKIFKTAPDGREAVMHVMGPGETFGEVAVFQGGTFPAHAMAVENARVLFLPRKGLVDRITRDPTLAMNMLAALSRKLRVFTTKVESLTLHETPQRLAAYLLHASELKGDADTFRLDMAKGVLAGMLGTARETLSRCLGKLAERGAVSVEGREVTIVDRDYLQALADGDETL; encoded by the coding sequence GTGACCCAGCAGAATCGCCGCATCATCGAACGGCTGCCCCTTTTCGACGGACTTTCCGACCCCCAGCTGGAAGGTCTGGCGGGCATCGTCGTGGACCGTCGCGTGGACAAGGGGCAGATGATTTTTTTCGAGTCCTCTCCGGCAGAGGGCTTCTACGTGGTGGCCGAGGGCCGCGTGAAGATATTCAAGACCGCGCCCGACGGGCGCGAGGCCGTGATGCACGTGATGGGCCCCGGCGAAACCTTTGGCGAGGTGGCGGTGTTCCAGGGCGGCACCTTTCCCGCCCACGCCATGGCCGTGGAGAACGCGCGCGTGCTGTTTCTGCCCCGCAAGGGGCTGGTGGACCGCATCACCCGCGATCCCACACTGGCCATGAACATGCTGGCCGCGTTGTCGCGCAAGCTGCGCGTGTTCACCACCAAGGTGGAATCCCTGACCCTGCACGAAACCCCGCAACGCCTTGCCGCCTACCTGCTGCATGCCAGCGAACTGAAGGGCGATGCCGACACCTTTCGGCTGGACATGGCCAAGGGGGTGCTGGCGGGCATGCTGGGCACCGCGCGCGAGACGCTATCGCGCTGCCTCGGAAAGCTGGCCGAACGCGGGGCTGTTTCCGTGGAGGGGCGCGAGGTGACCATCGTTGATCGTGACTACTTGCAGGCCCTGGCCGACGGGGACGAGACTCTCTGA
- a CDS encoding DUF2156 domain-containing protein encodes MTDSELTPGEFRPVSLDRMAEYLDLFARTPQHASDFSFTNVWGWAEYYGLEWTFAHGLCWLRQTRPEPVWWAPVGPWLDADWRQCALLGGGARFIRVPESLAVHWQQVLGDRVTLTEARGQWDYLYAAQDLAELKGNRFHKKKNHVNGFLKAYPHEYHPLTSDCMEAVLDMQEEWCKWRECDESHALVAENTAVRRVLEHWDRIPGLSGGSLYVDGKMIAYTVGERLDDETLVVHFEKAKPEYRGVYQAINNLYAREHAMSFRYINREQDLDDLGLRQAKESYNPLGFLKKFAVDVAPV; translated from the coding sequence ATGACCGACAGTGAGTTGACCCCCGGAGAGTTCCGGCCTGTCTCGCTCGACCGCATGGCCGAGTATCTCGACCTTTTCGCCCGCACGCCGCAGCACGCGTCGGACTTCAGTTTCACCAACGTCTGGGGCTGGGCCGAATACTACGGTCTGGAATGGACCTTTGCGCACGGGCTGTGCTGGCTGCGCCAGACGCGGCCCGAACCGGTGTGGTGGGCGCCCGTGGGGCCGTGGCTGGATGCCGACTGGCGCCAGTGCGCGCTGCTGGGCGGGGGGGCAAGGTTCATCCGCGTGCCGGAGTCGCTGGCCGTGCACTGGCAACAGGTCCTGGGCGACCGGGTGACGCTGACCGAGGCGCGTGGCCAGTGGGATTACCTGTACGCCGCGCAGGATCTGGCGGAGCTGAAGGGCAACAGGTTCCACAAGAAGAAGAACCACGTGAACGGTTTTCTGAAGGCCTACCCGCACGAGTACCATCCCTTGACCTCCGACTGCATGGAGGCGGTGCTGGACATGCAGGAGGAGTGGTGCAAGTGGCGCGAGTGCGACGAATCCCACGCGCTGGTGGCGGAGAATACCGCCGTGCGCAGGGTGCTGGAGCACTGGGACAGGATTCCCGGGCTTTCCGGCGGGTCGCTGTACGTGGACGGCAAGATGATCGCCTATACCGTGGGCGAGCGGCTGGACGACGAGACGCTGGTGGTGCACTTCGAGAAGGCCAAGCCGGAGTATCGCGGCGTGTATCAGGCCATCAACAACCTGTACGCGCGCGAGCACGCCATGAGCTTCCGGTACATCAACCGCGAGCAGGATCTGGACGACCTGGGCCTGCGGCAGGCCAAGGAAAGCTACAATCCATTGGGATTTTTGAAGAAGTTTGCGGTGGACGTGGCCCCGGTGTAG
- a CDS encoding HD-GYP domain-containing protein, protein MYSGISVDLSDMLLSISEALDLASPSLSQHQLRVAFVAWELAEALDLPQKDKETLFIASLLHDVGALSPEDKLDVRASRVESMDEHCVVGAGLLAQGPGLAEAAEVVRLHHATLPELDTHGPDPRVGLLAQIVLLADTLERSMDRRIYVLHQHDDLTAEIRRMSGCAIDRRVVEAFLLVSGRDEFWLNLVSPRLFTFLSERNPCRRLQLDLDGVRTWSLLVREIIDFRSPFTATHSAGVSASAGALARAFGLPEPEARLMEIAGNLHDLGKMVVPNAILEKAGPLTDEEFAIMRQHTYHTYLVLNSMKGLGGIAEWAAFHHEKLDGSGYPFRIGAGGLSIGSRIMAVADMCTALAEDRPYRAGMRRDEIVDVLRDGVRRGLLDRAVVATLESRRDEIIDTAAAAQDKAHSKFTRHIRR, encoded by the coding sequence ATGTATTCGGGGATTTCGGTCGACCTGTCGGACATGCTGTTGTCCATTTCGGAGGCGCTCGACCTTGCGAGCCCTTCGCTGTCACAGCACCAGTTGCGGGTCGCCTTCGTGGCGTGGGAACTGGCCGAGGCGCTGGACCTTCCGCAGAAGGACAAGGAGACGCTGTTCATCGCGTCACTGCTGCACGATGTGGGCGCGCTTTCGCCGGAAGACAAGCTGGACGTGCGCGCATCGCGCGTGGAAAGCATGGACGAGCACTGCGTCGTGGGCGCGGGTCTGCTGGCGCAGGGGCCGGGCCTGGCCGAGGCGGCGGAGGTGGTCCGCCTGCACCACGCCACGCTGCCGGAACTGGACACGCACGGCCCCGATCCGCGCGTGGGCCTGCTGGCTCAGATCGTCCTGCTGGCCGACACCCTGGAACGGTCCATGGACCGGCGCATCTACGTGCTGCACCAGCACGACGACCTCACCGCGGAAATTCGCCGCATGTCCGGCTGCGCCATCGACCGCCGGGTGGTGGAGGCCTTTCTGCTGGTTTCCGGCCGGGACGAATTCTGGCTGAACCTTGTCTCGCCCCGCCTGTTCACCTTTCTGAGCGAGCGCAATCCCTGCCGCCGCCTGCAACTGGACCTGGACGGCGTGCGCACGTGGTCGCTGCTGGTGCGCGAGATCATCGACTTTCGTTCGCCGTTCACCGCCACCCATTCCGCCGGGGTTTCCGCGTCCGCCGGGGCGCTGGCGCGGGCTTTCGGCCTGCCCGAGCCCGAGGCGAGGCTGATGGAGATCGCGGGCAACCTGCACGACCTGGGCAAGATGGTGGTGCCCAACGCCATTCTGGAAAAGGCGGGGCCCCTCACCGACGAGGAATTCGCCATCATGCGCCAGCATACCTATCACACCTATCTGGTGCTCAATTCCATGAAGGGGCTGGGCGGCATTGCCGAATGGGCGGCCTTTCACCACGAGAAGCTCGATGGTTCGGGCTACCCGTTCCGCATCGGTGCGGGCGGCCTCAGCATCGGCTCGCGAATCATGGCCGTGGCCGACATGTGCACCGCCCTGGCCGAAGACCGGCCCTACCGGGCGGGCATGCGCCGCGACGAGATCGTCGACGTGCTGCGAGACGGGGTGCGCCGCGGGCTGCTGGACAGGGCCGTGGTGGCCACGCTGGAGTCGCGGCGGGACGAGATCATCGACACCGCCGCCGCCGCGCAAGACAAGGCGCACAGCAAGTTCACGCGCCATATCCGGCGCTGA
- a CDS encoding ATP-binding protein, with the protein MKTTRNILEIDEERCDGCGACVLDCAEGAIAIVDGKAKIVSDSFCDGLGACLGSCPQGALRIIQRDAVPFDEDAAMEHVRKRDGAQPRTGDHHSAQGRPDGHGVHGHYGLARQAGQGAGQGAGHGPGHGHGGGHGGGHGGCPGSMIRSFAKSEAPMFGVAEGPVSGPGHWPLKIRLVPPTAPYLKDADVLVAADCAAAASPLFHSHFARGKVVLIGCPKFDDTDAYAQRLAEILATSGIRSMTVLRMEVPCCRGLTAALAKARELSGTNVPLNEMVMTCQGAPAPTPLA; encoded by the coding sequence ATGAAGACCACCCGGAACATCCTCGAAATCGACGAAGAACGCTGCGACGGCTGCGGCGCCTGCGTGCTGGACTGCGCCGAAGGCGCCATCGCCATCGTGGACGGCAAGGCCAAGATCGTGTCCGACAGCTTTTGCGACGGCCTTGGCGCGTGCCTTGGCAGCTGCCCGCAGGGCGCGCTGCGCATCATCCAGCGCGATGCCGTGCCCTTCGACGAGGACGCGGCCATGGAACACGTGCGCAAGCGCGACGGCGCGCAGCCCCGCACCGGCGACCATCATTCAGCTCAGGGCAGGCCCGACGGACACGGCGTGCACGGCCACTACGGCCTGGCGCGTCAGGCCGGACAGGGGGCCGGACAGGGGGCCGGGCACGGGCCGGGACACGGCCACGGTGGTGGGCATGGCGGCGGCCACGGCGGCTGCCCCGGCTCCATGATCCGCAGCTTCGCCAAGTCCGAGGCTCCCATGTTCGGAGTGGCGGAAGGCCCGGTTTCCGGCCCCGGCCACTGGCCGCTGAAGATCCGCCTGGTGCCGCCCACGGCCCCCTACCTGAAGGACGCCGACGTGCTGGTGGCGGCGGACTGCGCGGCGGCGGCATCGCCCCTGTTCCACAGCCACTTCGCCCGGGGCAAGGTGGTGCTCATCGGCTGCCCCAAGTTCGACGACACCGACGCCTACGCCCAGCGGCTGGCCGAAATACTGGCCACCAGCGGCATCCGGTCCATGACCGTGCTGCGCATGGAAGTGCCCTGCTGCCGCGGCCTTACCGCCGCGCTGGCCAAGGCCCGCGAATTGTCCGGCACCAACGTGCCGCTGAACGAAATGGTCATGACGTGCCAAGGCGCGCCAGCGCCTACTCCGCTCGCCTGA
- the gltX gene encoding glutamate--tRNA ligase, which translates to MTKVVTRFAPSPTGHLHIGGARTAIFNWLLARHFGGTFLLRIEDTDQERSLQEYTDSILASMRWLGLDWDGDLIYQSRRFDIYNGYIDRMLETGHAYWCECTPEEVEQMRETARERGLKPKYDGRCRERGLGPGPGRVVRLKAPLTGRVVFEDVVKGTLAFDAAELDDMVLRRSDGTPTYNMAVVVDDATMGVTHVLRGDDHVSNTPKQVLIYQALGLPLPVFGHVPMILGPDKKKLSKRHGARAVIEYEQDGLLPQALVNYLVRLGWSFGDQEIFALQELVEKFTTDNLNSAPAAFDPDKLQWLNAHYLRETPVDELARLAAPFVKAEGFDVAPERLAALVPLFRERASNLADLAKVMRFMLVDAAALEHDPAAVAKALTAEGKAHVAALRGLLEQADPFDKATLEKVVHDYVEQGGLKFKQVGPPLRVALAGSLGGPGLPEIMEVLGRAETLARLDRAAALA; encoded by the coding sequence ATGACCAAGGTCGTCACGCGCTTCGCGCCGAGCCCCACCGGGCACCTGCACATCGGCGGCGCGCGCACCGCCATCTTCAACTGGCTGCTGGCCCGCCACTTTGGCGGCACCTTTCTGCTGCGCATCGAAGACACCGACCAGGAACGCTCGCTGCAAGAGTACACCGACTCCATCCTGGCCTCCATGCGCTGGCTGGGCCTGGACTGGGACGGCGACCTCATCTACCAGAGCAGGCGTTTCGACATCTACAACGGCTACATCGACCGCATGCTGGAAACCGGCCACGCCTACTGGTGCGAATGCACGCCGGAAGAAGTGGAGCAGATGCGCGAAACGGCGCGCGAACGCGGCCTGAAGCCCAAGTACGACGGTCGCTGCCGCGAGCGCGGCCTTGGCCCCGGTCCCGGTCGGGTGGTGCGCCTGAAGGCCCCTTTGACCGGCCGCGTGGTGTTCGAGGATGTGGTAAAGGGCACTCTGGCCTTTGACGCGGCAGAACTGGACGACATGGTGCTGCGCCGCTCCGATGGCACGCCCACCTACAACATGGCCGTGGTGGTGGACGACGCCACCATGGGCGTCACCCACGTGCTGCGCGGCGACGACCACGTGTCCAACACGCCCAAGCAGGTGCTGATCTACCAGGCGCTGGGCCTGCCCCTGCCCGTATTCGGCCACGTGCCCATGATCCTTGGCCCGGACAAGAAAAAGCTGTCCAAGCGCCATGGCGCCCGCGCGGTCATCGAGTACGAGCAGGACGGCCTGCTGCCCCAGGCGCTGGTGAACTATCTGGTGCGCCTTGGCTGGTCGTTTGGCGACCAGGAAATCTTCGCGTTGCAGGAACTGGTGGAAAAGTTCACCACCGACAACCTGAACAGCGCCCCCGCCGCCTTCGACCCGGACAAGTTGCAGTGGCTGAACGCCCATTACCTGCGCGAAACCCCGGTGGACGAACTGGCCCGACTGGCCGCGCCCTTCGTGAAGGCGGAAGGCTTCGACGTGGCCCCCGAACGGCTGGCCGCGCTGGTGCCCCTGTTTCGCGAGCGTGCCTCGAACCTGGCCGACCTGGCCAAGGTGATGCGCTTCATGCTGGTGGACGCCGCCGCGCTGGAGCATGACCCCGCCGCCGTGGCCAAGGCCCTGACCGCCGAGGGCAAGGCCCATGTGGCGGCCCTGCGCGGGCTGCTGGAACAGGCCGACCCCTTCGACAAGGCCACGCTGGAAAAGGTGGTGCACGATTACGTGGAGCAGGGCGGCCTGAAGTTCAAGCAGGTTGGCCCGCCGCTGCGCGTGGCCCTGGCGGGATCGCTGGGCGGCCCCGGCCTGCCCGAGATCATGGAAGTGCTGGGCCGGGCCGAAACCCTGGCCCGTCTTGACCGGGCGGCTGCCCTGGCCTAG
- the ercA gene encoding alcohol dehydrogenase-like regulatory protein ErcA — MNDYELRKFVAPEFVFGYGAAGLAGRHARNLGASRCLVVSDQGVAAAGHTDAVARTLRDEGIACATFLGVSENPRDTEVMQGSEVFRAEGCDAIVAVGGGSPMDCAKGIGIVVANGGHILDYEGVDAIPKPMPPLVCVPTTAGSSADVSQFAIIRDTPRRVKIAIVSKANVPDVALVDPLTTLTKPRELTAATGLDALTHAVEAYASNAHSPVTDMFALEAVRGIGSALFDALDDLGNRDARARMALGSMNAGLAFSNAILGAVHALSHSLGGLLDLPHGECNALLLPFVVRRNYVAAPQRYRRVAEALGVADALAAPDDEVRDALFARLGAMRRRAGFDKGLSQYGVTRDQLAELARLAQEDPCLSTNPVPLDARELEQLYAEAF; from the coding sequence ATGAACGACTACGAACTGCGCAAATTCGTCGCGCCGGAATTCGTCTTCGGGTACGGCGCGGCAGGTCTGGCCGGGCGGCATGCCCGCAACCTTGGCGCATCGCGCTGCCTCGTGGTGTCCGACCAGGGCGTGGCGGCGGCGGGGCACACGGATGCGGTGGCCCGCACCCTGCGCGATGAAGGCATTGCCTGCGCGACCTTTCTGGGAGTTTCGGAAAACCCCCGCGATACCGAAGTGATGCAGGGCAGCGAGGTGTTCCGCGCCGAAGGGTGCGACGCCATCGTGGCCGTGGGCGGCGGCAGCCCCATGGACTGCGCCAAGGGCATCGGCATCGTGGTGGCCAACGGCGGGCACATCCTGGACTACGAAGGGGTGGACGCCATCCCCAAGCCCATGCCGCCGCTGGTCTGCGTGCCCACCACGGCGGGCAGTTCCGCCGACGTCTCGCAGTTCGCCATCATCCGCGACACGCCGCGCAGGGTGAAGATCGCCATCGTCAGCAAGGCCAACGTGCCAGACGTGGCCCTGGTGGACCCGCTGACCACCCTGACCAAGCCGCGCGAACTCACCGCCGCCACCGGGCTGGACGCCCTGACCCACGCCGTGGAGGCCTACGCCTCCAACGCGCACTCCCCCGTCACCGACATGTTCGCCCTGGAGGCCGTCCGGGGCATCGGCTCCGCCCTGTTCGACGCGCTGGACGACCTTGGCAACCGCGATGCCAGGGCCCGCATGGCCCTTGGCAGCATGAACGCGGGGCTGGCCTTTTCCAACGCCATCCTGGGGGCGGTACACGCCCTGTCGCACAGCCTGGGCGGCCTGCTGGACCTGCCCCACGGCGAATGCAACGCCCTGCTGCTGCCCTTCGTGGTGCGCCGCAACTATGTGGCTGCGCCGCAGCGCTACCGCCGCGTGGCCGAGGCGCTGGGCGTGGCGGATGCCCTTGCCGCCCCGGACGACGAGGTGCGTGACGCCCTGTTCGCCCGTCTTGGCGCCATGCGCCGCAGGGCCGGGTTCGACAAGGGCCTTTCCCAGTACGGGGTTACCCGTGACCAGTTGGCGGAACTGGCGCGCCTGGCCCAGGAAGACCCCTGCCTTTCCACCAACCCGGTCCCGCTCGACGCGCGCGAACTGGAACAACTGTATGCCGAAGCGTTCTGA